A single window of Chitinivibrio alkaliphilus ACht1 DNA harbors:
- a CDS encoding biopolymer transporter ExbD, which yields MKLASSKRPFLPSEVTGAEIDLDVTPVMNLMIVLIPLLVSMTVFAHYSIHDFYLPSNVSDTTPSDGEVSMYSTVVLTQDSLYITVGAEKLDSLAFDSTAFDEDYFLSALGTIRYRSDDYSRSIISVADPVAVYGSMPQAGFTDIGLSSFIPREGQ from the coding sequence GTGAAGCTCGCCTCTTCAAAACGGCCGTTTTTACCGTCAGAAGTAACCGGGGCAGAGATAGATCTCGATGTGACCCCCGTAATGAATCTCATGATTGTTCTTATCCCTCTGCTTGTATCTATGACGGTTTTTGCACACTACTCCATTCATGATTTTTATCTTCCCTCTAATGTGAGTGATACAACACCTTCCGATGGAGAGGTTTCGATGTATTCCACGGTGGTTCTTACTCAGGACAGCCTGTACATTACCGTGGGTGCAGAAAAATTGGATTCTCTTGCCTTTGACAGCACTGCTTTTGACGAAGACTATTTTCTTTCTGCCCTGGGGACAATACGGTACCGCAGTGATGATTATTCTCGCAGTATTATATCTGTCGCCGATCCTGTTGCCGTTTATGGATCTATGCCGCAAGCAGGATTTACCGATATTGGTCTCTCGTCCTTTATCCCGCGGGAAGGACAATGA